DNA sequence from the Juglans microcarpa x Juglans regia isolate MS1-56 chromosome 5S, Jm3101_v1.0, whole genome shotgun sequence genome:
GAAGTTTACAGTACGTGTTGTCATTCCTATTTTGTGCTATATATGAGAGACAACCtcaaaaaaatagattttatgcGCGCTTCTAGCTAGTACTCTCTAATATTTCTTACAGCTTTTGTAAAccacataaaaaaacaaatatgatgatttttcttttttagttgaggcaagtacgtacgtacttcaGCAAGTAGAGTTCCAGTAGAAGAAACCCACTGATCATCTAGAGATTGTACATGTCATAGTTCTGATTGTTACTGTGATAAGGCTGCAAATAGTTTTGTTGGTATAAGTAGGGATTCTTGCTACTGTTATGTTCAAGGAAATGGTTGTAAAGATTTTGTAATTAGACTTCTTGTAAGTTAATTTTCAAATAGTGAATTAGTTTTTCTAAGTAGCTAGACTGCGCGCTTGCTTAAGAGTGTTTTAAGAAAGAGTTCTACTAAGCACTCTAGGAGATCTTTAAAATTTGGACATGAACTTTAGGAGATCTTAATTTATCTTTCCCTAGCTGCTAGTAACGAGCAGAGGGTAATGATCACTTGCAGCCCATCCAATACTATTCTCACTATGAAGAGAAACTATGAGTACTACAATGTTCCTCCTCTCACATAACAAAGTGCTTCAGATAAAACTTATGATGGGGCTAACCATGCATTTATGTACGTAACGGAGATCGAATATTGATTCTCAGTCTGTTGAATGCTCTCTGCACAATGGCACGCTATATATTGACTTGAATATATAGGTTGATAACATGtttaaattagaatattaaCTATGAGCTAAAAAGCCTACACATGTTCTAAAACAACTTGTTGACTAAATATGATTAATGCATGCATTATACTGATAATTAAAGAGTAGTTTAAAATGTTTTTCACATCATGAAGGTGTAACCTGAAGGAATACCAATTGAAGAAAGCACAATAAGCACATGAACACCTCTCACTAAGGGGCATTTCACATATTCATACCAGTGGTCCTTGTGGTTTTGATCTATATGCTTAGATTGGAGTCTCAAAGTTATTGTCTTAAAGCACACTCCCTGATAAAGGCCGGAACAGTTACATTATATATAGTGAGTTGATTGGCTTTTTTCGACTGTAATTGTTCACACTGGAGATCGATTTcttgaactctctctctctctctatatatatatatatatagtaatgctactcatcatcccaattttcatcatccttttatcattctatgatgtgacattagatgattggagattattattatattttatttgtaaacctATTATCTAATGctacatcatgagatgatgagaaattagataatgaatagatttactcatatatatatatatatatataccgatcaatatatatatatatatgccaatgTATATGGTTAGAAGTCGTGAATCACTTATATTAGAACTGTCTTTGGCCGTTTGTTTCGTTGGCATGTCCTATGCTGATATGGTCTCATATTGTCCCTTTTTTTGTTCTGTTACCTTATATGCTTTTTATTGCTAGAATTCATCCCTTTTCCTTTTGGAAAAGACATGAATCCTATACTGGCTGCCACTAGAACCCATTGTAGATCTTTCGGTTTTCTTTATTCCTAGAATTAGTGCTGATTCTTCTTGAAAAGGACATACAATGCCACACTTTACACTTTCTATTAGAAAATCAAGTACGTACATAATTTATGACTTCTGGCCGATGCTTTCATATTTCTCATGATTGTGGCCGTtggtgctatatatatatatatatatatatatatatatatatatatatatatatatatatatatatatatatgaggatcATGCTTTGACCTGATCTGCACTTGTCTCTACTCATTGAATTTTGATTAATCTTCTTTTCGACTAGTATTTCTTGCCATCTAGTATATATAAAGAATGCAGTTGAAATCTTGCCATCGAGTGTCGTAGTTAAATCAGTGACTCATGTCCTGATTGAAGATCTATTCATTTGAGATTCtgattgtttttattatttaatctgatcataatctaaatataaaatgatacgAAGATCAGAACTGGCTACACAATGTGATCAACAATActtcaatacattaatatgacTTGGTACATATATCTCTTTTCTTCACGAAGCTTATCATTCTTCAatgagataatatatatatatatatatataattatttatctgactgtatatgtcatattttgatTGGTACAAAAATTGTTTGCATGTTGGCGGAAGCAGCTTCCAACTGCGGTTTCTCCATGGATCCCTTTTCTCCTCAGTGAAatgtatatatacttataatgaTTTTTGGTCCAGTATTAATTTGAATGACAAAAAGTCTTCTTATATAATTTGGATGATGAACAGTGCTGATATATAGTGGCAAACGCTCATATTAATGCAGGGAAATTATGAATTAAGGagatcatcatcaccatcatcatcatcatctaagCGCGCGCAGGCCAGGGGCCAGCAAGCAAGACGTACGTACGTGGGTGAGCAAATGCACGTACGCCTTAGCTGCATAGCTTAATAAGTACCCCCTCCCCCTCCCATTAATGCAATTACGTTTTACGCTTTGGAAATTGTTTTACGTCTGATTTCAAGTCATTCGGCTTGCCTGGATAGATTTTATGATCATTTAGTcgagcctagctagctagcagctcgCAATATTGTGtgtttttaattgaataatatGACATAATTACAATTCAATTGAAGCTATTCTTTTGAATATTTACTTGATCTGCAAAATCATATTGTCTCTCATGTACGTACCTTTTTGCATGGTTGAGAATAACATGAGTTTTGTGATGAGTCTAGTCTTCTCTTCTCATCACATATATATACCAGAATTAACGACTTGATGAAGATGGTAGGTAATACATCCGTACGTAGCTTGAGTGTGTgtttatattaatttctcacaAGATTCCTCTCCCCTTAACTCGATCCATTTGATGATGATCTAATAATAGCTAGGATTTATAATTAACAGAATCATCAATATGGTCAGGACATCctcaattaatattaataacaatttcatttttgttagaatcgaattaacatatataaacaaaGGTAGACTTGTAGGTGGTGAATGCAGAGCTTGACAACATAAAGGTTTGGGCATGTCTAGTTGTTGCTACCTACAAAAGCCTAACCCTCTCCTCCTTTGTCGCAAAAAAACCAATCAAACATTTATGCCTCATTAGATTGAGATgaagataaattaagattaaaattaaaaagataaataaaatattattaaaatattttttaattttatttttattttaaaattttaaaaatattaaattatttattttattttgtatgaaaatttaaaaaaattatattgatgaaatgagaagtttttaaaattctcaaaattttaagtttgatagtaaaaatgtttgagaatattagtaataataaaatattaaataataataaaatattaaataataaataataataaaaataaataaaaaataataataaaataaaagataataataagaGTGGAGTAGCGAAATTTATGCTTCAATAAAAaaggataataataaaaaatagaagccacttcataattattattattgaaaataaaatcttgtgAAAGAAGTTAGGtgagaataaattctatgaaaACCAATCTCTCATAATCAATGCTTCTGTTGAATGACGTGTCAGGTGTAACGTGGCAAGCTAAGAACGCCAAAACAAAAAGATGGGACAAAAGCAGTCACGGAGttgaatttaaataagttgaattatttacaaaatttatttaagatgaatataaatgtatttaaatattaaaataaattaaaatatatttatatagagttaaaaaaattataaatttcatatataaaaaaatattgagttaaaaaaaattctgaattatatatgtaaagaaattttaagtAGACTGATATTGAGAATTGAATTTACCTCAATCTGTTTCAACATCCAATCAGGGCCATATAGAGCTTTGCTATTAAATCAAAACCATCAGTTTCAGTGATTCACGCACTAAATGCGTTTTCTACTCTATACCTATAGCCTCTCTCTGACCAGCAATTATCAGCATCAAACGTAGTGTCGGTGTTACCCTGTGTCAAAAAAACTCCAATGCCTATCCTAGCAATTCAAATGTTTGCCCATGAATTCTCACTGTTTGGCATGTTTTCTTTCTGAAGTCACCTCAATCAGAGACCTAAATTCTGTGCAGCAATTGTCATGCAATCTCTGTCAGAATCGGAATTGTATATCAAGTAATCTTTGTAATCTAGAAAGACTCCTAATATATAATCAAATCCGTACATATCTGAGTCTACAACTCGTCTCAAGCTCGCCCTTTGATCTGGACATGCAACTTGAATATTTCACAATGGCGtaataaaaaatccaaagcaATTTCAGAGAAGACAACCAGAAACACCAATAACCAGTCATACAAGAAAAAAGTCAGGCCGTTATATTGTCAATATTTGTTAATAGGGAATAGAAATGCAGGACCATGAAACCTCTAATGACAATAAACGCCATGGTAAATCCCCCTTTACCCCCACACTACACGACCTGATGTTCATGCTACGAGTAACTTAGAACGAAGCAGAAGGATAGTACATTTCTGTATAAAGTATATGACAAGCATGACATATTCGCACCAGCAATATTCACATACAGATGCGAAAAAAGGAAAGTAAAAGACTACAAACTGAAAGATCATACAACATCATTCTAGTTGCACGAGTGCACCCTTTTACAAGTATATGCCTTTAGTTTAAAACAACTAGAAGATGCATTTCCACCATCTGTTTAAGCatgaaaggagagagagactAGCATTGCTTGCATTTTAACCGGGGATTGGTGTTTCCTTGGCAGTCCAATGCAAGATTTGGACTGGCATCCAAATCCAGATACAAGGAAATTTGTCTTCTAATTCCCTGTTTTGCCAAAAACATGTCTTGAGTGATTGCGCTTTCCCTGGAAAAGTCCAAGTTCAAAGAGAGAGGTGTACAAGACATGTAAGAATGCTTCATCGGTATATTCTGATTTACTTCTTTCAACTAGAATAATTTACAGGAGAGAACGAGAATAAATTCAAAACAGAAAACAATGCAGGAAACTGATGCATTCGTACTACAGCTGAGCCTCAGTCGATATGATATGCAGTGAGCCAGTTGGGGGTGGGGGAGAGGCCGAtcatttctgtttttttattcCCCATCATCACCTCATAAACCATCAAGAATACAGCTAACTCGAATCATTTAGTTCTCCCTCTAACCACAACAAATTAGAAGTTCAACAAAATTGAAACTGaccaaaacatttttttctatgttttggGCACAATAATATTGAGGTGCCCAAAACGTTAAAAGATGCATCACTTTGACAACAGGATCAATCTCAAAGCCAAAAGAATTATTGTTTCCTAGAGAATTGCCATCTAGTGGGTAATGTGTAAACCTTCCCCCCTCCAATAGTTCAAGCACAATTAACAGCACACGAAACCAAATCAATACATCAGACAAAtttgagggaaaaagaaatccaATTCTCTTCACTTTAACAATAACGATATGCAACATTTATACCTCAGATCCCATTGCTCACAATCAGAAGGAGTTCATCTCAAGACAGTAAGTCCGCCGCTTCACCAGTATCTTTGCCGCAGTGCCGTATGGCTCCTCAAAAGCCGTGGAAACCCATGACACATCCGAAACTTCCTTCCTCGACATTGCCACCGCCGACTGCTCGCTGGGACGAATCGCCACCAGCGTCGCCCCCTTCAAAACCATCCCACCTGGCAGTTCCAAGTGCGGTGCGTACCAAAGGCGCATATTAAGCGCAGGCACTTGCGTCCTCTTTGATGACGACGAAGCCGACAAGGGCTTCACTCTCAGCTCCTCGAGCTGATCCCTGTTCATACACAATACGCCCTGCCCATCCGCATCGGTCAGCACCAGATTATCAAGAGTCTTGTGCTCCGAAATGATCGGCTCGAGCAAGTAATGCCTTGCCGAGGCCGCGATCAAGGAGCTGATAGTCCAAACGACTCGTAGCTTGAGGCCCCCATTCGTATAAAATGACTCCGGAATGCTTCCGTTATCGTCACCTCCACCTCCATTGTTATTGGTACAAAACCCATCTCCATCATTGTCGTACGCGCTCTTCGAAGAGTAGACCACCGAAGACGCGCCGAGAATGACGCAATTGTCGAGAGTAGAACCGAAATCGGCCCTCCACTTCAACAAAACGCCGTCGTCAATGCCCAATTCGCCGCTGGGGAGCTCGATGCGAAGGAACCGAACCTCGTTAAAGTTTTTGAGAACCTGGGTCGGGGAGTGGTGGGTGACGCCGCACTGGTCGACCTCACCATCCTCAGCGAGGAACAACGACGAGGAAGAAGACGACCCGGAAGAAGACGGTCTCTTGGGGCCGCCCAGGAATTGGTTCAAGAACTGGAAGGGTTTGACGATGGtgccaaagaaaacaaaacgGAAGAGATTGGAGAAGGGGTTGCGGGATTTGtcggaggaggaggaaggagagGAAGTGGTGGAATCGTCGTCGGAAATGACGCAGTCGACACGGACGACAACGTTTTCGACCTGGCGGACGAGGGAGTGGAACCGACGGGAGACGACGCAGCAGCGGCCGAGAGCCTTGACGTCGCCGATCTTGTTGAAGACAAGGAGGAGGAGGGAGTCGGGTAATCGGTCGAAGTGGTCGATGAGTAAGTCATCGGGTCGAACAGAGGCCGACGGAGACATTGTATCAACAGTGGGCTTCGGCTTCCGCCTAAACCTGAAAAGAGATATATAGGCAGAGGGAGAGAATACGGGTCGGTAAAAAGATGAGAAGAAGTGTGCGGGGAAAGTGGGTTAGGCGTAGATCTGGGAGACGATAAGGCAtgggtttgattttgagattgagatggagatttgggagagagagaaagagagatgagaaaccaacccaaaaaacataaaaaaccgTAATCGTTCGTCTTACAGGGAGATAGAATTGTGGAAATGGTGGAGGAGACACCTCGGGGAAGAAGAGAGGATCATTGAAAGAGAACGAGACGGATCACGGAATCGAGATCGacagacgagagagagagaatcttgATTAATGCGCGTTACAGctcagaaaaaacaaaatggagTTTTGCAGTGATCGTTGTTACAAAccatatactatatttatatttatttttattttttttaattttatttttttaaatttattaatttcttttactcatcatctatatatcatacatttgataaaaataaataaaaagattatatatagtatgtagtataaaaatgttagaataaaatttttcaaacaaaacggACATTGAGGTGTCTATGGCTATATGTTTGCACTGtgtttttgtatattatttttccttctaaaagtttttgctaaTTTCTTGATGAAAAAACCTTAAGATCAGCCACTATTTGGATGCATCTAATCGCACACTTTACGTGTTGATTAGAGCattgctttctctctctcaaactcaattcacaatagatgaaattattttcttcctctcttccttgTGTCGTCCCCCACCTTCTTTTGTTCCTCCCTCCACTCAAAGTCGTCGTGTAACTTTCACTGCCCTGCCCACGCAAAACTGAAATTTTCCTGCCAAGTTCCTCAGCATATCTCATACACCGTAGCCACTACTCAGCCACTCAGTTCTTTGTACTAGCAACTGCCTCCACGTTCGGGAGGCAACCTAAGCCACCTCGACGTGTACCCAAGCCTCCACCTAGCACCACCATCACCAAGTTACCGGAAACCATTACTAGTGGCCCTTTGTTTTAAGCCCCTGAAAACAAAGCATTTTTTCCCTCGCTCTGCACCTCTACTGCCAGCAACGCAAGTTGCCAGCCACTCGCCACTGTTCATCGTGCCTTAGTCGTGAGACGCTTCCCCGCGGACTTGCACCGACCACTATCATTGTAACTTCTGACCTCTACTGTACCGGTCATAGAAAATTTATAGAGGTAGTGTTATGTGTTTCTCcattgaaataaagaaaaatactcaCGTTGCCACCAGTTGATCCAGCTCTAGACCCACGACGGAGCAGTCGTGAATCACCAATGTAACCAGAAGACGCCAGTGGTATACCATAGGCTCGTCGTTTCTCCTCATGGTAAACTCTTGCCGATCGTGTTCCTCGGTTTCTTTACCTCTCACGTCGAGGTACAAAAGAAGATGGGCAGGCGACGGGAAGGGAGGAGAGCTAGGCAGCGGAGTTGTGTGGACGGAGGAACGTCGCTTGGGGTCGCTGGATAGAGACGGCGTCGCCGGGGGTGGTGGCCAGAGGAAGGACGCGACGAGGGCGAGGGAAGAGTTTTTTTCGCGCGGGACAAATTTGAATTggggaagaaaacaaaatcgTAAAACTAGTAAAACACACGTTttgcattattaaaaaaaaaaaaacccacataGAGTGTGCAATGTGTGCACCGCTACAGTGACTGCTCCCTAGGAGAACTCTTTCCTACAGTGACTGCTCCCTAGGAGAACTCTttcttaataaaagaaatattatttctcgTAATGAAACCATATTTAATTGTATTATGAATTTTAATATTGAGTGTgaggattaataattttattttataaaatcttaatatttaaaattttactaataatatatttttcttagaaaTTATATGATTGttctaagaaaaattttatttatgagcTAGTGTGGATAACACACATAGTAAAGTATTTATCTGACATCATTTATTTaggaagaaaaaatttaaaatttaaaatttaaaatttaaaatttaaaatttaaaatttacaaatcaaatcttatcatataaataatgtgGGTAATGTGTTCTATATATCGTATTGAAAGTATAATAACTCTTgtacaaaaagataaaatggtGTTAGAATGACATAATATAGCTCCAATCGCTTGTGTGAGGGGGTAAAATACACCAGGCTCAAAATGGTTCTCAAGACCAAGCCCATTAAGGGGCCATAACTAGAAgataaaggaagagagagagaaatgagacaGAAAAAGGACAAGGGAAGGCAATGCGTAATGTGTCAGGAGAGAAAATTGATGATTTGACATAAAGTAAAGGGAAGTGATATAAAGCAAAAGGGGGCAGGAGATAAAGGGGACAGGGTACCTACGGTCTCAGagacttttattttgaatgcTTAGAGGGATTTTTGGCCAGGCTTCTTGGGGGGCTTCTTCGTCAGCTACTTCTCCAACCTCTAGAGAGAGAGCTCCAGAGAGAACATCTTCTCCACCAAGTATATTTTCAATTctcattgtacagtgagaaatgagagactaTGAGAGATTGTgaacaagcatattataatggaatctccttattttttgtgcattt
Encoded proteins:
- the LOC121267014 gene encoding F-box protein At5g46170-like; its protein translation is MSPSASVRPDDLLIDHFDRLPDSLLLLVFNKIGDVKALGRCCVVSRRFHSLVRQVENVVVRVDCVISDDDSTTSSPSSSSDKSRNPFSNLFRFVFFGTIVKPFQFLNQFLGGPKRPSSSGSSSSSSLFLAEDGEVDQCGVTHHSPTQVLKNFNEVRFLRIELPSGELGIDDGVLLKWRADFGSTLDNCVILGASSVVYSSKSAYDNDGDGFCTNNNGGGGDDNGSIPESFYTNGGLKLRVVWTISSLIAASARHYLLEPIISEHKTLDNLVLTDADGQGVLCMNRDQLEELRVKPLSASSSSKRTQVPALNMRLWYAPHLELPGGMVLKGATLVAIRPSEQSAVAMSRKEVSDVSWVSTAFEEPYGTAAKILVKRRTYCLEMNSF